From Zea mays cultivar B73 chromosome 3, Zm-B73-REFERENCE-NAM-5.0, whole genome shotgun sequence:
CGAAACAGCAGAGGTGTTGCTACAGAAATCCGCTCGAATATGGCTGTCAGGATTCACCATTCAGGGATTGCAATGCTTAGAGTTGGGACTTAAACCCATGTAGATAGGTTCGAAGCTACAATTCGCCATCCACCCCAAGAAACAACCCATGTAGTTCATAGAGAAAAATATTATAGAAACAGTAGAAGGCGGTATGATTAAAGCCAAGCGAACATACTGTTAATATAGACGTAACTGAAGTGACCTATAATGTGTAAAGAAAGGATTATTAATAGATATGGTTTATGATAATATATAACAATACCAGTTTGAAATCTGTATGATTTTTCATATTTAAGGCCTCCTTTGGATCACGAGAAATTTTCATGTTTCATGTATTTTCTTGTGAAAATGAACCGATTCCTATAAATTCATGCATGATTCGTGTGAGATTCCTGCGTTCCAAAGAAGACCTAAAAAAGTGAAGCTTTAAAGTGTAAGCTAAGATAACAGACAACTAACAGTGGACTGATTATGCACAAGAAAGTACATTTGAGGTTTGCTTTTTTAGAATCGACATTAATCGTGGAGATCTTTGTCTATTACTAAACCAATCTATGTTCACTATATGGGACTAAGGCCATTGTATTTGGCTATCTCCAATAGCTTACTCATCATAATCTgctatttcaaactccactctataAACAATACAGTCTATAgtgcaaaacattgttttgcacATCCATATACATGATCTGCTGGACGTAGCCTTAAAGGCCCAAGATGAGAGAATGCATACCCTAGAATTTCAAAGGAAAATTGCCCTAGAACAGTGGTGAGGAGAGGACATTGTTAAGAGATCAAATGATTTGTTCAACTTTACCATTATGTGAGGAGGTGtagtgatgcaacaaccaaacgaGGGTGCCACACATGAGGAAGAATATATGGGAGCTAGAGAAATCAAACTCGTAGCTCTTATCACATTTCATAACCTTGATGGTGGAACAAACTGACGGAGATAAAAGAGTAAAAGTTTGAGGAAGAATGTAATTAAGGGAGCTAGAGATATCAAACTCATAGCCCTTACCGTGTTGAATAATCTTGATGGTAGAACAAACTGATGGGGATAAAAGAGTAAAAGTTAGAGAGAGTAGGAAAGTGTCGATGCTTGGAGAAAGTTATACATTCGGTACTACCAAAATGCGTTTAAAGATCATGACGCAAGAGGCTGACTGTTAGCCCTACAAAAGGGTACCTGTGGCTTTAGGACCTTCTTTGGCCTCGGCTAGGGAGAGCATGGCTCTAAATCGATTTATACAAGGTATCATCTAAACTAAGACTTCAAGATCACTTCCTTCACATGCAAACATAAGCATCTCAACTTCTGAAGCCTCTTGTGCTCCAATGTACCTAACAGTGTAAGCCCTTGAAGCCTCTCATGGTCTGAGACACTTGAGAGCATAAGCTCTTGGGCCCCTTGTGCCTCGAGGCCCTTGACCCTTGACAATATAAGCTCCTCAGACCCCTCGTGCCTCAGGGCTCTCACTGTATAAGTCTCCAGGTACCCTCATAGTTTTTTGATAATTTTATTAGCTTACTAAACTTAGAAAGCTACAAGAAGCTTAAGAAAGTGGAATTTTCagttttttcatatgaactcagtTTTTTCTTATAAACTCGGTTTTTCTGAATTTTAGACTTTTTAGAATCTAAACCAAAATGCTAACTGTTTATTTGAGTTTCTATCTTTTCATATTACAAAGCTGGCTAGAAGCTCAAACAAAGGCTCGTGCACCTTCGGCTTAAAAATGAATATAAGGAAATAACAACACCAACAATTAGAAAGAAGAAACATACCATGCTCAATGAAGTGCAGATTTAGCTCAAACGACTTGTTTAGGTAAAGGTGGATTAGGTATAGTTAAtcctttagggcttgttcgttttgttTGGAACTGTTCCACCTAGAATGTTAGTTTTATATGTATTAAAACTGATCAGCTGGAACAATTCCAAGTCTTAATCCTAGCTAACCGAATGGGCACTTAATCAGGACAAAAGATTTACATATATTGTGGAACTTACTTGAGTAAGTAGACATCCATATACCAGTcttttataaatatattttcACATAAAGATCAAAGTACGCTACTTCTAAGAAGACTTCCAATTCGAAGTGCTTACACACATTTGATCAGTGATCATCATGATCATAATTACTGCTATTATGAGGTAAATATGTGTGATCGCCGAAGTGCATTTGATTGTCGAAATCATATGCGAAGGAGTTCAATTTCGACAACATGTCCCCGTCATCGTCATTTGCAGGTGGTGGCGCCGGCGGTAGCCCCTCGGTTGGAAAAGACGACAATCCAGCCTCCAAGTCAGAGCGGAACACAGCAGGTTGTTGATCGTGCGTCTGACTACTGGAACCAAAGCTCAGCATCATGAACGCGCTCCGAGATGTCGAGTGGTAGCGTCCGTTCTGTTGCATCCATGCGTCGCTGCTGGGGGAATCGAACCTAAGCACCAGACCATCCGTGGACACCGGCGGCTCAGCCACGATATCCGGAAACGAGACGGGTGGCGCGCCGCACGTGTGCTCATACGTGTAGGTCACCTCATACAATGGTGGGTCGTCATCGTTCTTCTGTTGCAGCAGCTTCGAGGCTAGACAGTGCCTGTCCTCACGGTAAGAACATCTGAAGTATAGCCTACAACATGAGCAAATATTTCAGATTCAGTTATACATGTTTGGATTCCTAGGACTAAAGTTTAATCCCTGTTTTGAATGTCGATTAGGAGGATTAAACATATGCTAATTAGAAAACCAATTACATAACTCATGGGTAATTCCTAAAATGAATCTATTAAACCTAATCAATACACATTTGATCGAAACTGCAGCTGAAACCTGGTTAGAGATCCAAGGCACCTTTGCCTCATAAACAATAGCAAGAACTGTCAATGTATGGTTCCCTTAGCAAATATTGAAAAACATAAATCTATTTATTTTTGAATACCTTGGGAAGACAAAATCCCTAGATGATGAGATGATAATAGTTGGTCGACCTCTAGAAGAAAGAATTGGTGTACATTCTATCATGCCTCGATGATGAATATCTCCCACTATCCTATATTGTCAATGTCCTAGGAAGGAGCTGATCATAGTTAGCGACCTATTTGGTCAACTTCTGAATTTCGAGACCCATGCTGGTCTCATCTATAATAGCAGGTCTGTTAACATCATGAGCCAAGGACATGGTGCTACTCGAGGATGAGGTGGGATCCATGGATGCTTGGTGGATATGGCAGGTGTGTGGTTTTGGGGACCCTGGCAGCTTTAACCAGAACCGTGGTAGATCAAAAAAGCAACTCTGTTGCCAAGTTTTCTTCAAGAAAGATCACACAAGTTTCTAAGTGCTAGTACATGTTTGATGAAAATTGTGTCTTAGATATTAAACTTGTTGCTTCTACCATAGGTTCTTATTAGACTGCTCAAACTAGTACGTGGATTCTAGTGCCACTGATCGCATCGTTAGAGAGCTCAAAAACTCGTTATTGGAAACAAGTATCAAGGAGGAGATTAAATCCACACCGCTAGTGGATCAAGTATGAATATTAGCTATACTTGTCATATTTCATGAACTATCCCTTAACACAGTTTCATACTAAAAGATATTAAAATCTTATCTCTACTCGTTGACTAACATCTAATAATTCAACCATTATTGaactatatcctactttctttctcATTAAAGATAAAAAACCAAAACAATTAATTCTTTTTAGAGCGAGATGCATAGGAGTGTAATATCTGCTTCCAACATCAACAATAAAAGAAGTTTATAGTGCTAGGAAAGTGTCAATAAACATATAGCATAGTCATCTTGGCCACCCATCTTTTAGTATTGTCAAGTAAGTTGTTAGCAATAAAAACTTGTTATGTTCACAAGAGCATTTGAGTGAGTCAGTATGCACTGCTTGCTAGCAATCTAATAATCATTAGTTGTCATATCCCAAATCGACTAGTGTGTATCAATTTTCGTTACAACTTGTGCATACTGATGTCTAGGGACCAATATCATAATCAATAGTTCAAAATATTATGTAAGCTTTATGAATGATTATAGTAAGTTTACTTGGATACATCTCATAAAGTTTAGGTCAGGAGTTCTTTAAAAAATTCAAGAGTTTTAGACTCTTGTAGAGCGATAGTTTAAATGTAAAACTCTAGCCTTAAAATCAAACTAGGGATATGAATATAATATCAAAAGGTTAATTGATTCCTTACTAAGCCTAGCATCTCCCACCATGTTTCACGTCCTCATGCacatcaacaaaatggtgttgtagaACACAAACATCATCACATAGTTAAAGTTGGCTTGCCCCTTCTCTCATGTGCATCTATGCCTCTTAAGTATTGGAATAAAGCATGGCATTTAATTCCTCCTATGAAAGGATGTAATGTTATTGGATGTAAGTGGATTTATAAAACTAAACTGAAACAATATGATAATTTATATTAATATAAAGCTATACTTGTGAAGAAAGATTTTAAATAAAGATATGACATTGATTATGATGACACATTTAGTTTGGTTGTTAAAATGGCTACTATTCGTATTATTTTATATGTTGCCATCTCTAGAGGTTGAAGTTTGCGTCAACTCGATGTACAAAATAAATTATTGTATGGGCGTCTAGAAGAAGAGGTCTACATAGAACAACCTCTGGACCATATATATATGTCAAACCTAGGTATGTTCATAAACTTAATAAAGAAGTATATATTGAAACAAGCCTCTATAGTACTCTTAGCTAAGTAATAAATTGATCTCTCTTGGTTTTCTTGCATCAAAGGCATAGATGTCATTATTATTTTATAATAAAGAGAATATAACATTTTTTGCTTGTATATATAGATGGCATTGTCGTTAATAGTTCATGAGAAAAGGCCGTCGCAATTTTATTGTAAGACTTATGAAAAGAATTTGGCTCAAGGACTTAGGAAATCTTTATTTTTTGGTATAGAAGTTACAAAAACTTCAAACGAGATTATACTTAGAAAAAGTATACATCTGATCTTGTTAAATAAGTTGGGATGGCAAATTGTAAACCGGTTGGCACACCACTTTCAGTAAGTGAAAAGTTATCACTTTGTGAAGGATCACCTCTAGGGACAAATGATGTTACAAGCTATTAAAGTATAGTAGGAGCTTTGCAAGACTTAACTTTGACTAGACTTGATATTATGCTCTTAGTAGGTAAGGTATATCAGTTTCGACAAGACTATAGTGTGAAACAATTGGAGCAAAGGATTTATCACCTAGTCATGTGTCCAATGCTAGAACTAAAACATATAGAAGTTGATTATCATTTTTTTTGAGAAAGAATTCTTAGAAGAGAATGATTGAGATTGATTTTATTTCTTCAAAGAATCATGTGGTTGACGAATTTACTAAAGATTTATATGTATGTGTGAGTATACATATATACACACACAAGCCATCATGAGGAGTTATTTCTGATCGAACATATCATCATGCAATATATCAACATGCAATGCACACATATCCTGGTTTGGTttatcaatgattttttcaagCGTGTGTGTACTTTTACAAAAATAAGGTCTCGTTCGCGGTGGCAACACTATCTTCCTTTCTGCTTCTCTTTCTCCTCAATTTGAGCTTAGTGCAAATAACAACTATATTCTTATCATTCTTGTCCTTGAATCCCTACTGTATGGTTCACAATGCTTAACTAACTAATGACCTAGCATTGTGTGTGGCGCAAAGATGGCGGTGCAATGTTAGGTTGTCTTCAACTACTCTCTAAACAATCTCCTACCCTATATTTAGAAAAAAAAATCCTCGTCTATATGCTCCAACAGTATCCTCTAAATATAGAGGAGGCTCCTTTGTCCTCTACGTATAGacactttctcgcttagtcgcttCTTATCTATCTATTTTTAAAATTTAAACATTGGATTAAGTAAAACTAAAATATGCATAAGATATTTGATGGTACGAGAAATACGTACGTAAAAAAAATCTAGAGCAAAACATGTTTGTAATATAGATATTTAACGTATAGAGGACGAGATATAAAGGGTGTTGCTGGAGAGGAATGAGATATAGAGGAGTTAATCTTTTAGAGTATACTATAAACTATAACAAATGGATATAGAGAATACTGTTGAAGATAGTCTTACACAATGTTTATGCTGGGATTAGTGGGGCTTTGTGTTTGTCTGTATTTCAATCCACCTCAATTCACATATATTTGAATGGAAAATCGATAGTTTttatctttatatatatatatatatatatatatatatatatatatatatatattggagTGGATTAGTGTGCAGCCAAATAAGATCTAAGAAAAAATTATGACTGGGCAAGTGGAATGACAGTAGTGATGGGGAGAGGATGGTTGTTTGCTGACGAAGCGAGCGGAGACTGATGCACGTGCGTATGGATCACGCGAGAACTACTTTTGACTCAGTCTTCACGGTGGAACAAAGGAAGAAGATAACTATCGTTGTGTGACCCAACGACAAGCGGTCT
This genomic window contains:
- the LOC103651063 gene encoding probable WRKY transcription factor 62, with the translated sequence MKREQSLSFEFGDPSAQDAMGSASESSYSYSPPGGAVFGLSPPESSPRSGRNNNRRRDRPSWVRLTDTPYFDGHLWRKYGQKKIKDAEYPRLYFRCSYREDRHCLASKLLQQKNDDDPPLYEVTYTYEHTCGAPPVSFPDIVAEPPVSTDGLVLRFDSPSSDAWMQQNGRYHSTSRSAFMMLSFGSSSQTHDQQPAVFRSDLEAGLSSFPTEGLPPAPPPANDDDGDMLSKLNSFAYDFDNQMHFGDHTYLPHNSSNYDHDDH